GTTCCCATAACTTTCTTGTAATGATCATAATATTCACTTTCAAGCTTATAAAAACTATTGAAAACAGAACCAAAACTtttcttctctgattctttaATCACTTTCATCAACTCAGCGTACTGATTCGGACTCCGAAGCCAATCTGGTAATTGCAATCTTGTCATCTCCAATTCATCAGGTAAATCCGGTATAACGAATTTATCAGTATCTGATTCAGCTTTCAAATGAGGTCTATAAACCTCTACAGAATGTGCAGCAGAACGAGCAAGGTAACTAGCACCATGAAACATAATCCTAGGAATACCAAGTTTCTTAGCAACATCAGCTGACCAAGGAAAAAACATGTCAGTGACAATGAAATCAGGTTGAAGtgtttcaaacaatttttcgATGTCGGGTTGAAGAATGTAAAGTCCCATGTAGATTTTTGGGATCATTTCTTTTGGTGTGTTGACATTGAAAGCTTCTATTCCTGCTGGGATACCAACTTTTTCAGCTGGGAAATCGATGATGTGTGTTCTAATGGATCTACCACGTGAAGCATCAAGGTTAATGGAGTTTTGAAAAATGGTGGAGTTGTATTTTGTGGAGATTATGGTAACATCTACACCATGAAGTGCAAAGAGTCTTGCCATGTCTACTAATGGAATTATGTGACTTGTTGAGAGAAAAGGTAAGAAAATTGATTTCAGTTTTGGTTTAGTTTGATCCTCCATGGTGATAGTGATAGAGCTGGTGGTGATTCTAGAGTTTTGGGGTTGCAAAGGTTTTTTTGGTCACACACTTAGTACTAGGACTAGGACATTTTGGTTCTTTATATAAGAGGAGTTATGGTAGTTAATAATCTTCTTAATAGAGACGTGTTTTGGTGATAAGAATTAATTAAGCActctttaatttgttgtttaattAAGCAAATTTGATTCTCTGCATGTTGAATAAATTGACATTTAATAATTCAATCGTGGGACACGaggattaattttttaatatttttgaaagattattacatttttttccattgatttgaagtttacattttttattacaaatgtGGGACCTGAGTGCATGAAGTTTAGACACTTACATTTATCAGAAACCATATCATCAATGCTAAGTTTTTATCTATATAAAACAAGGAAATAAGGACAAAAGTAAACACCTCAATAACTGTTAGTAAATTAGTtgaagaaaattgctctttagacaGACACTTACGGTTTGATCAGAAGAATCTTGAACCGACTAAAATGCCTCTACCGATGAttaattattgtttgtttttgaacGGTAGTTAATTGTCCATCCAAAAACGGCAGTTAAATGTGAGTTGCAGAGAAAAGGACAGTTtgcataatttaatttaaagagaaatgatatttgtacaactattttttaacaatttttagacaattttctctctcatattcacattatattcttattttctcttcctttttttctctccattgttttttatcaatgagaagagagagaaaaggaagTTGTCATTGAAGTTGTTAGCAAATAGTTGTTAAAATATCACTGCTCTAATTTAAATGCACAACGATGACATAAAACTGCATGTCTAGATATCTCTAAGTCAAAAACACCGTTTAAAAACATTACATCAAACTTAAAACTTTACGGTATGACATCAAATATCTACCGACAATTTTGGCACTTACAATTCGAATGAACTCAAAGATTGAGCGTATTATCTTCaaccaaccaaaaaaaaaacatggatacTACGCTCACAATCATCTAAGGATGATAAACAGTAATTCATTTGTCGTTATCATACCATGGATCTTTAAGTGGTACATGTACATCATCAGGACACGTGGTTTGATTTTCACCAACGTGAGTATAGTATATTGGTTAATTAAGTGTCTTCTTGAAATCTTTGTATATGACACGAGCCCCCCTTCTTCTCATGAGAcataggctctgtttggtaaaaatagcggatagctgataagctagctgatagtttatagctgataagctagctgaagtgtttggtaaaaaatagcggttcaactagttgataaatgtaaaatgacataaaggatattcttaattcataataaaaattatatcattaatttaagtatttgtaattttgtaaactaatttttctttaaaaaaatactttaaatttattaatttaatatatcctatgtgttataaattaaattaaattttattcactaaaattttatcttatatttattatcatttaaatgtttccactttataaagaaaataacatttacctcaaaaacaaaaaaaaaaggtagcactaatagagtaatactaataacagagaataaagaaaataacacttacctcaaaaaaaaaaaaaaaggtaacactaatagaataatagtattttgtttcataaaaaaaaacgaaggtatatatattttttttaaaaacaaaaaaaaaaaaggccagctgatatatatacaaaaattggaataaagggatagtagtctttattacgtagcttattataaaaattataatggataaaaatacaatttaaatggtaaaattggaagaaaaagtgagaagctataagctataagctcaaacgctacttggaatagcttctgaaaaatagcttataagctcgtgaaataagctataagctcacggtgaaaaagtgttaccaaacagagctttttttgtcaaacgagcttataagctataagctaaaagctcaTTTTTGGggtttcccaaacagacccATAATTCATTTAAGAGGAATATATACAAGAGAAAGTAtctaaataaaaagaaatgaaagaaaggataaaacataaaatatggtGCAATATTATCCACATAAATTGTCGGTGTTTTGTGATATAATAgtcacatcaattttgtttatggctTTATTGGGTGGTGGTCAAACCCTTTGTTGtgtttgggtattggctaaTTGTTTCATGTAATCTGACAGTTTGTAATAATTAGGGGACTTCTTGGTACACCTTGTGTTAAGGAGACTTCATGtcgttgttaatatatatcattttttttttcaaaaaaaacaaaaaaagtgttGTATCCTAACTAGTAAAattgcttcttcatcttctaaaaatcttcctcttcttcatcttcactaTTCAACAGAATTGGAATCACTTCATTTGATTCTTTGTTGGATGATtagtctcttttttcaatatagATGAGATCACGGTAGCACTTGGGCGATATGGGGTGTCAATGTCATGTGACATTGGTCAACCACAATGTCAGAAGtgtacaaaaaacaaaagaatcttgtgagagagaggaagaagaaagtcACTTGTGATATTGTGGTTGGCCAATATCTCATGACATTGGCGCCCCAATGTCACCCAAATGTTACCCAATCAGATATCAAAATCAAGTTTGTCTATCAAAAAAAGCATATTGTCATCTCTGAGCTTCGTCTTTCTTGCGTAGTTTCCACTACATACATGATGGAGGTATTGGACACccatctttcaaaaatatatgaacaaaatGATTGGGGATTAAGTCAAGAAACATAATGTGGGGATTTGTCCtctaattggaaaaaaaaaaaatcagaaatattGATTCTATGTGTTGTCAACTCAACAACTTGTCCTCCTGGGTTTAGtttagttggtagggacaatgtataatatatgcaaagttcggggttcaaattccaaccaccacaaaaaaaaaaaaaaaaactcaatcacAACTTTACTGTGGCAAATTGCAATAACGTAACTCATTTTGGGTAACACAACTTTCCTCTTCTACCACCCGGTTTTGACATTTATAGCTAAAACGAGACTATTATCATAACCAAAAAATGAACATTCATTCCAAAAtgtgtcacaatttttttttcaccttAATCAAGTGAGTGTAGGTTAATAACTTACACGTTAATGATTTTAGGTGTGTGCAGCTTGTTAATTTTCACCTTAGTATTTTTAAGTGGGTGTAAATTAGCAACTCCCATGtatacaaacacacacacaaaacgttgttcataatgaaagTAGTGAATTTCTTAAAAATGAGTTATCATTCAAATTTGATCTAttctatataaatatttgttgtgCACACTAAAATTGTGTTGAGAATTTAAGTTGTTTGAGGTTGATGAGCGAATCTTACACATTTTGGATAACATGTGATCCTTCAACAACTACTCATTTCCCACACTTTAAGAGGTGAAACAAGAAACTCAGTAGGTGTGAAAAGCAAACTCTTTGTAAGTCTACTACTGACCAGCCCACTACAATTCATCTTGTTAAAGTAACttacaaaacaatttttatttaatttttgacaaaaacaaaagaatcaaaatcgaaaactgaaaatcaaaattctagGCTTGGGACAGTGAACTGCAAAATCAAGCTTCAATGGATGACATGGCAGCTTACTACTCCCAAACCCAACCGCCGAATCTTCTAACTTATCAATACTACCCACCGCAACAACCGCCGCCGCCGCCGCAGTATCAACCCATTCCGGTGATACCACCGCCACCCGGTGCTCCACTACCGCCGCCGcatcatcctcatcctcatcctcaGTACATTCCACAACAACAACAGGTGTATGATTCTTACGTTCCTTCTCCGCTTGCTTCAACCAATGATGTTCGCACTCTTTTCATCGCTGGTCTTCCTGAAGATGTTAAGCCTCGTGAAATTTATAATCTGTTTCGTGAATTTCCTGGTTATGAGTCTTCGCATCTTCGGAGTCCCAATAATTCATCGCAGGTACAATTTTGATTGCGTAAAACATGTTATTGTGGATTATTTCTTTGCTTTGTTTCTGAATTTTTGCGTGTTTTGTTTGTGACAGGCTTTTGCTTTTGCTGTTTTCTCAAATCAGCAATCTGCTATTATGGCATTGCATGCCCTTAATGTGAGGatattatgtgtttttatttttgaataaacaattattttggtcctttcaaTGTGCGAGGCACTGTCACAACTAGCTGAATGtatcaaaaattcaaaattacttATGTTAAAAGTCCACATTGGATGCAATATGGTCTCACAATGTGAGTTATGTTGACGACTCACACTCCAAATGTCCAGTCTTGGGCAACAGGGTGTGTTTTAATACTTAAAATTCtacattggatgagatataATTGACAGTGTGCTTATAAGTGAGGCCCTACTTAAAAGTCCTCACCTTATAGGCCGATTTTGTAGGGTTGAGTGAGGCCCTACCCGAATACTCTAATCACTTGAATGTGTCTTTCGTTATTAAATTTGGTTCTCAAATATTACTTTCATTAGTTAATTTGGCTTTTAATTGTATCTTTTGCTAGGCAATTTGTTCATAAACTTACTAACAAAAGACACACTTAGGGATGATTTTGTAATCTCAATAGATTCCCCAAGACTATAGTGGAAACGCTTCACATAttcaaggaccaaaatgactatttgcTATGTGCTCGTTATTTTATGTCACATCATTGAATTTATGATTAAAAAGCTATATGGTCCATGAATATGTAAGGCGGTGTCACtatgtttcaaaaaatataGGAGTGGGTGTTTCGATAATACAAAGAATAATTGGTGTTTGAtctgttgaatttttttatcggGGAAATCACATTTGCGGGAGAATGAGATTCCTCTCACTTTCCTCATCTTTCTCCACTGTATCTTTTGCTAGTCGGTTTGCTCCTATTGTCTTATGTTACTACTTAGTTTGGTAGTCTTTTGTTTGATAGTTTGGTCTAGAATTACTAGTTATTAGATGATGACACACACGGGAatgtttttgaagttttgatACATTGAGAGACTATAATGATACTGTCTCACACATTTAAGGAGCAAAATTACTGTTTACCGTGAATATATTGGTCAATCAGTTTTGCTATATTAACATTGATCTTTTTGATTGATGTGATTTGTAGGGGATGATCTTTGATCTTGAAAAGGGGTCCACGCTTTATATTGATCTGGCTAAATCCAACTCTAGAGCTAAACGTGCAAGGATAGGTGTGTGTGttttaaattctttatttttccattCAGACTGGAACTACTTTTGATGTGTAAAATTTGATAGGTTTTGTGTGTTTGGGTGAATGTTAGAAAGTTTCAATTCTCTCGTAATTAAGTGCGAGTTTGAATCAATGTTTGATAAAGGTGAATTAGAATGAAATTGCTTTTGAAGTTGTTTTAGTTTCAATT
Above is a genomic segment from Medicago truncatula cultivar Jemalong A17 chromosome 5, MtrunA17r5.0-ANR, whole genome shotgun sequence containing:
- the LOC11410894 gene encoding U1 small nuclear ribonucleoprotein A isoform X2, translated to MDDMAAYYSQTQPPNLLTYQYYPPQQPPPPPQYQPIPVIPPPPGAPLPPPHHPHPHPQYIPQQQQVYDSYVPSPLASTNDVRTLFIAGLPEDVKPREIYNLFREFPGYESSHLRSPNNSSQAFAFAVFSNQQSAIMALHALNGMIFDLEKGSTLYIDLAKSNSRAKRARIDDDRASSDKKARGSASSWPTPDSGVSSIHMPGMGNPAFNTNMIGYPPAQSHGIADGNAMHDGLFLNLKKCSNPYIPTNTTPCATLFVANLGPSCNEQELIQVFSRFPGFLKLKMQSTYGAPVSFVDFKDIPSATVALNSLQGTILYSSPAGEGMRLEYAKSRMGMRRKPK